AATAATCCCCCATTACTTTGCCGTAAAGCTCATAAGTAAATCTGTCATGGCCTGCTTCAACAGGGGTATGGGTAGTAAATACACAGAGATCTTTAACCTTCTCAAAATCCCAGATGAGGGATTCATCCCATACACTCTCGATGTCCTTTTTGAACTCATGCAAGAGTTCCAGTGTGAGGAATGAGGCGTGTCCCTCGTTCATATGGTATTTTTTGACGGTAAATCCCAGCTCTCTAAGCATCCTTACGCCGCCGATTCCAAGAATTATTTCCTGTTTGATTCTGTAAGAGGTGTCACCGCCGTAAAGTTGATGGGTCAGCTCTCTGTCCTCAGGTGTGTTTTCAGGCATATCCGTGTCAAGATACAATACAGGGACTGCTCCGCCCCTTAAACTTTCCACAAAATAAATCCACGCCTGAACGTGTACATCGCGTCCCTCAATCCTTACGGTAACTTTCTCTGTCGTAAGGGTCATATATGTTGCTGGGTCCCACTGTACCGGATTGCTTATCTGATAACCGCTTGCGTCAAAATCCTGTGTAAAATACCCTTTTCTGTGCATAAGGGTAACTGCTACCACCGGCAGCTTTAAATCAGCGGTGGATTTTATCGTATCCCCCGCCAATATGCCAAGCCCTCCGCTATAGGTTGGGATATCATCCTTGAGACCTATCTCCATTGTAAAATAGGCTATCTTGGGTTCTGTTGTGTATTTTTCCAGTATGGACATGCTAACCTTTAAACCTCCTTAAAGTTATTTATCTGTTGTGACCAAGTTTTCACTATCAATTAATGATTACAGAGTGACAATATACAAAATTTCAAAGAAAAAAACAAGTGCTTTGATTAAAAACAGCAGTGTATTAAAAAAAAAATAATTTTACCTATTTACACAAATCCAGTATATGCTATATAATTGCTTGTCATAGAATGTTAGATTTGACAAGGGAGCATGATTTTATGAATAAAAAGTTTATATTTGTGATAGTGCTGTTTTTGCTTGTGACAGCGGTAGCTGGGTATTGTACGGAGCCTCTTGTCGTTTCAATAGACATAACCGGGCTCAGGAGAATTGAGGACGGGGCAGTACGCAGCAAGTTATCCCAAAAAATTAATCAGCCTTTTGAAAGGGAGAAGGTCTCAGAAGATATTCAGGCTATCTATAGGATGGGTTTTTTTGATGACGTCGCAGTTGATATGAAATTTTACGAGGGCGGACTTAAACTGATTTACAAACTTAAAGAAAAACCCACTATCGTTAAAATAGTTTTTGCCGGAAATGATGAGCTTACCGATGATAAGCTCAGAGAGAAGACGACTCTTAAAGTAGGTACAATCGCAGACAACTCATTGATAGAGGACAACACCCAAAAACTAAAGGCCTATTACAATGAAGAGGGGTATTACCTGGCACAGATAGTTCCGATAATCAAATATTCAGGGGAAAATGAGGTATCTTTAACATTTAAAATAACGGAAAATATGAAAATAAAAATCCGTAAACTTGAATTTATCGGAAATAAAGAGATTTCTACAAGAAAATTGAAAAAGGTGATTGATACTGGCACATGGGACATATTTTCTTTTTTTACCGGCAGCGGCTATCTGAAAAAAGACGTACTTAGCAATGATGTCCAAAGGATTAAGGACCTGTATCTTGATTACGGGTATCTTGACATAAGGGTAAATGACCCTAAGGTAGTAGTAGATGAAAAGAAGAGAGCTATAACAGTCGTTTTTGAGCTTTCAGAGGGGCAGCCGTTTAAGATTACCTCTCTTACGCTCACAGGAAATAAGGCATACCAGCAGGATATTCTTATGCCTCTAATTAAAATAAAACCAGGCGAGTTCTTTAGTAAAAGTAAACTAACTAAAGACATGAATGCAGTATCCGATTACTACACAGAGCATGGTTATGCCTCAGCAGGCATAACGCCTCAGGTTATGCCAAACGAAACTGAACATACTGTCAATGTAGCACTGAACATTGAGGAAGGCAAACTTTATCATATAGGAAGGATTGATATTTCAGGCAATACAAAGACCCGTGATAAAGTAATAAGGCGTGAGGTGACCATTAACGAGGGTGACTTGTACGACAGTGCTAAACTCAAAAGAAGCCAACAGAACATTAACAACCTTGACTTTTTTGAAAAAGTGGATCTCACTCCGAAACCGGAGCCGGATAACGATACAGCTAATGTGGATATAAAAGTAAAAGATAAAATGACAGGTTTTATAAATTTAGGAGGCGGCTATAGCTCCATAGATCATCTTATTGCTATGGTTCAGGTGACCCAGACAAACCTCTTTGGCACTGGTAATTCGCTTAAGGTCAGCACCCAGATTGGAGGATT
The Nitrospirota bacterium genome window above contains:
- the bamA gene encoding outer membrane protein assembly factor BamA, whose translation is MNKKFIFVIVLFLLVTAVAGYCTEPLVVSIDITGLRRIEDGAVRSKLSQKINQPFEREKVSEDIQAIYRMGFFDDVAVDMKFYEGGLKLIYKLKEKPTIVKIVFAGNDELTDDKLREKTTLKVGTIADNSLIEDNTQKLKAYYNEEGYYLAQIVPIIKYSGENEVSLTFKITENMKIKIRKLEFIGNKEISTRKLKKVIDTGTWDIFSFFTGSGYLKKDVLSNDVQRIKDLYLDYGYLDIRVNDPKVVVDEKKRAITVVFELSEGQPFKITSLTLTGNKAYQQDILMPLIKIKPGEFFSKSKLTKDMNAVSDYYTEHGYASAGITPQVMPNETEHTVNVALNIEEGKLYHIGRIDISGNTKTRDKVIRREVTINEGDLYDSAKLKRSQQNINNLDFFEKVDLTPKPEPDNDTANVDIKVKDKMTGFINLGGGYSSIDHLIAMVQVTQTNLFGTGNSLKVSTQIGGLSSLYEITYKNPWFLEKPISFMSSIYRTDRVYSTFERNATGLTFGFGKRFADYYSAGLFYKLEKVNVYNVSDTASPLVIDQEGYSTTGSLTPSIARDTRDNYIDPTTGSLNSVYVTGAGLLGSNRFLKAGIESLWFFPFIGQTTFSTRLRYGYGTGMFGMPLPIYERFFVGGISTIRGVAFGDAGPKDANNQYLGGTSQILNNNEIIFPILPELKIKGVYFVDIGTAMDSSVTMRDVKYTTGLGVRWISPFGPIRVEYGYNLRRTGDEAPGRVEFSVGSFF